One genomic region from Rothia dentocariosa ATCC 17931 encodes:
- a CDS encoding methionine ABC transporter ATP-binding protein, giving the protein MSEQAAPWAKNPEPGATTPKGTNTLISPGAADTGAEPMVTIDNVSKIFGKGKKEVAAVKNVSLTVKKGEIFAIIGYSGAGKSTLVRLINGLESTTSGTLTVDGFEISGKRDLELQKVRTNIGMIFQQFNLMNSRTVAQNVEFPLKVAGWSKGERTKRVQEMLEFVGLADRAKYYPSQLSGGQKQRVGIARALATKPSLLLADEATSALDPETTHEVLELLKEVNRELGITVIVITHEMDVVSSIADRVAVMEEGRVVETGSVYEVFSNPQTEVAQRFVATTVKQSPTGDAAAALRKNHKGYLVNVEIVEGNQELGKILAYLGSRNVRFNIVHGGIETLQGKAYGTLTLELLGDVTSIDAAVAELKTVTRVQEVR; this is encoded by the coding sequence GTGAGCGAACAGGCAGCCCCGTGGGCGAAGAACCCAGAGCCCGGCGCCACCACACCGAAGGGCACTAACACCCTCATCAGCCCCGGCGCAGCGGACACCGGCGCCGAGCCCATGGTCACGATCGATAACGTCTCCAAAATTTTCGGCAAGGGCAAAAAAGAAGTTGCCGCCGTCAAAAACGTTTCCCTCACCGTCAAGAAGGGCGAGATCTTCGCGATTATCGGCTACTCGGGCGCAGGCAAATCCACCCTGGTGCGCCTGATCAACGGGCTGGAGAGCACCACCAGCGGCACCCTAACCGTAGACGGCTTCGAGATTTCCGGTAAACGTGACCTTGAGCTGCAAAAAGTCCGTACCAATATCGGCATGATCTTCCAGCAGTTCAACCTCATGAACTCGCGCACCGTAGCCCAAAACGTGGAGTTCCCGCTCAAGGTTGCCGGATGGAGCAAAGGAGAACGCACCAAACGCGTGCAGGAGATGCTCGAATTCGTGGGCTTGGCAGACCGCGCGAAATACTACCCGAGCCAGCTTTCCGGCGGGCAGAAACAGCGCGTGGGTATCGCCCGTGCGCTTGCCACGAAGCCCTCCCTGCTGTTGGCGGATGAAGCAACCAGCGCCCTTGACCCGGAAACCACGCATGAGGTACTTGAGCTGCTCAAAGAGGTCAATCGTGAGCTTGGGATTACGGTTATCGTGATTACCCACGAAATGGATGTTGTTTCCTCGATCGCCGATCGTGTGGCGGTCATGGAAGAAGGCCGCGTGGTCGAAACCGGAAGCGTTTACGAGGTTTTCTCGAATCCGCAGACCGAGGTTGCGCAACGATTCGTGGCGACCACCGTCAAGCAGAGCCCCACCGGCGATGCGGCTGCCGCGCTGCGCAAGAACCACAAGGGCTACCTGGTGAACGTCGAGATCGTGGAAGGCAACCAGGAACTCGGCAAAATCCTGGCGTACCTGGGCTCGCGGAACGTGCGCTTCAATATTGTGCACGGCGGCATTGAGACCTTGCAGGGGAAAGCCTACGGAACCCTCACCCTTGAACTTCTTGGCGATGTGACGAGTATTGATGCCGCGGTTGCCGAGCTGAAGACCGTAACCCGCGTACAGGAGGTGCGCTAA
- a CDS encoding histidine phosphatase family protein, translated as MPGFARVFIPKDERGVFWDTALNREDDAILKTMTDAQTHHEHAETPGKIFLLRHGQTDWNINHRFQGRTDIPLNDTGREQIRGAVPQLREMAQHGVQIDGVVSSPLERAAESGQIVARALGVPYLGAYAGLEERSFGDLEGEAATPELVAASRTDGHKYGVEEREALVSRALTALNRVRREHEGKNIVVATHGMLIAVTMTVLLEGREHEGYETIDGMFPIPPNASLTELPIDYLDDAIDAHVLVSRQPKLHAEPFPKNLAGGSLTLIRHGQTEWNKNQLMQGISDIPLNDTGRAQARETGAKLRRLGLSYDRVISSPLSRAYETAQLVGEDFGLPVSETYPDLVERNYGAAEGVNIPVPERRAPDRYYPQVETERDVYVRAVRVLREIVRQYPGEHIIAVSHGSLIRRAISAAQGYEHTQTVPNAEPLEVDLKGLFAFDENTVFDERGRLVW; from the coding sequence ATGCCGGGTTTTGCGCGGGTTTTCATCCCTAAGGATGAGCGGGGCGTGTTCTGGGATACGGCTCTAAATCGTGAGGATGATGCCATACTTAAGACCATGACTGACGCACAGACCCACCATGAACACGCTGAAACGCCCGGTAAGATTTTTCTGCTTCGGCACGGGCAGACCGACTGGAATATTAATCATCGGTTTCAGGGCAGAACCGATATTCCGTTGAACGATACGGGGCGTGAACAGATTCGGGGTGCCGTGCCGCAACTGCGTGAGATGGCTCAGCATGGCGTGCAGATTGACGGTGTGGTTTCGTCCCCGCTTGAGCGTGCGGCGGAGAGCGGTCAGATTGTTGCCCGGGCGCTTGGGGTGCCGTATCTGGGCGCATACGCGGGATTAGAAGAACGCTCATTCGGTGATTTGGAGGGTGAGGCTGCAACCCCTGAGCTGGTGGCGGCATCCCGCACGGATGGGCATAAATACGGGGTTGAGGAGCGCGAGGCCCTGGTGAGCCGCGCCCTGACCGCTCTGAACCGGGTGCGCCGCGAGCATGAGGGTAAGAACATTGTGGTGGCTACCCACGGCATGCTGATTGCGGTGACGATGACCGTGCTTCTGGAAGGCCGCGAACATGAGGGTTACGAGACGATTGACGGCATGTTCCCGATTCCTCCGAATGCTTCGCTCACCGAGCTTCCTATCGATTATCTTGACGATGCGATTGATGCCCACGTACTGGTCAGCCGCCAGCCTAAGCTGCACGCCGAACCTTTCCCTAAGAACCTGGCGGGCGGTTCGCTTACGCTAATTCGCCACGGACAGACCGAGTGGAATAAGAACCAGCTCATGCAGGGTATCAGCGATATTCCGCTGAACGATACCGGTCGCGCACAGGCGCGTGAAACCGGGGCGAAACTGCGCAGACTGGGTTTGAGCTATGACCGTGTGATTTCTTCACCACTGTCGCGGGCTTATGAAACCGCGCAGCTGGTGGGCGAGGATTTCGGGCTTCCGGTCAGTGAAACCTACCCTGACTTGGTGGAACGTAATTATGGCGCCGCCGAGGGCGTGAATATTCCCGTTCCCGAGCGCCGCGCCCCCGACCGCTACTATCCGCAGGTAGAGACCGAACGTGATGTGTATGTGCGTGCCGTGCGTGTTCTGCGTGAAATTGTGCGCCAGTATCCCGGGGAGCACATCATCGCGGTGAGCCACGGGAGCCTGATTCGCCGCGCTATTTCGGCGGCGCAGGGGTACGAGCATACGCAGACTGTGCCGAACGCTGAGCCTCTAGAGGTCGATCTTAAGGGGCTTTTCGCCTTTGATGAGAACACGGTGTTCGATGAACGGGGCCGTCTTGTCTGGTAG
- a CDS encoding HAD family hydrolase yields MFEHTVPASWFPRCAIFDCDGVLLDSETAWNRVQRELFNRWNIPFSDDLEEQLTGLSAHQVAETLAHLSYTGDPNNTQEYAQHQHNTLTELARIEADIINAGVDLVPGAQEFLSYLGEHMPVAVASNSTAGILDIKMHTYGYAPLVRTWVSCDDVPHGKPAPDIYREAARRLGFAGPDALSIEDSPAGAQAARDAGTKVLIYAPHGDFATAPRGFGHFDTFTDPQLWRTARDWVARLEDSAVKASTTLMAES; encoded by the coding sequence ATGTTTGAACACACCGTGCCCGCATCCTGGTTCCCCCGCTGCGCAATCTTCGACTGCGACGGGGTTCTTCTCGATTCCGAGACCGCCTGGAACCGCGTGCAGCGCGAACTCTTCAACCGTTGGAATATCCCCTTCAGCGACGACCTCGAAGAGCAGTTAACCGGGCTTTCCGCGCATCAGGTTGCCGAAACGCTCGCGCATCTCTCATACACTGGCGACCCTAACAACACCCAGGAATACGCCCAGCATCAGCACAATACGCTCACTGAACTTGCACGCATCGAAGCAGATATTATCAACGCCGGTGTGGATCTCGTGCCCGGCGCCCAAGAATTCCTCAGCTACCTGGGCGAGCATATGCCCGTGGCCGTCGCGTCCAACTCCACGGCAGGCATTCTCGACATCAAAATGCACACCTACGGGTACGCCCCGCTCGTGCGCACCTGGGTCAGCTGCGACGACGTTCCCCACGGCAAACCCGCACCCGATATCTACCGGGAGGCGGCACGTCGCCTAGGGTTCGCCGGGCCGGATGCGCTCAGCATCGAAGACTCACCGGCGGGCGCGCAGGCGGCACGAGACGCCGGAACTAAGGTTCTTATTTATGCACCCCACGGTGACTTTGCGACTGCACCGCGCGGGTTTGGGCACTTCGACACGTTTACCGACCCGCAGCTTTGGCGTACGGCGCGCGACTGGGTGGCACGGCTGGAGGATTCGGCGGTGAAAGCATCCACAACCCTGATGGCGGAGAGCTAA
- a CDS encoding DeoR/GlpR family DNA-binding transcription regulator, with product MFAEERRAEIAKLVSSARRVNGADLARRYDVTMETVRRDLAALEEAGKLRRVHGGAVTVEQSTSLESSIASRQGMNTPEKRRIAAKAYEYLRDSDVGSIVLDAGSTIEILADYIGSENFSLKTGSDRIIITHALHIAVKLAEAEGVTLELVGGQLRKMTWAAIGARAAEYFATVRPDIAFLGANGIDAEFGVSTPGMNEAIVKTAICKSARRVVLLCDSAKFGQESLVRFADFENIDTMITDRAPDGALAQALEAAHVEVLIA from the coding sequence ATGTTTGCTGAAGAACGTCGTGCCGAAATTGCGAAACTGGTATCTTCTGCACGCCGCGTTAACGGTGCTGATCTCGCTCGACGCTATGACGTCACCATGGAGACTGTGCGACGAGACCTTGCCGCCCTCGAAGAAGCGGGTAAGCTGCGCCGTGTGCATGGTGGTGCCGTTACCGTTGAGCAGTCTACCTCCCTGGAATCCTCTATTGCCTCACGTCAGGGCATGAATACTCCCGAGAAGCGCCGCATCGCCGCGAAGGCTTATGAGTATCTGCGTGATTCTGATGTGGGTTCGATTGTTCTTGACGCCGGCTCGACCATTGAGATTTTGGCGGACTATATTGGGTCAGAAAACTTTAGCCTCAAGACCGGCAGCGACCGCATCATTATTACCCATGCCCTGCACATTGCGGTCAAACTTGCTGAGGCAGAGGGGGTCACCCTCGAACTTGTGGGCGGTCAGCTGCGCAAGATGACCTGGGCGGCGATTGGTGCTCGTGCCGCCGAATATTTCGCTACGGTACGCCCCGATATTGCGTTTCTTGGTGCTAACGGCATAGATGCCGAATTTGGTGTTTCCACTCCCGGCATGAATGAGGCCATCGTGAAGACCGCGATCTGCAAGTCGGCGCGGCGCGTGGTGCTTCTGTGCGATTCTGCGAAGTTTGGGCAGGAATCACTTGTGCGCTTTGCTGACTTCGAGAATATCGATACCATGATCACCGACCGCGCCCCCGATGGTGCGCTTGCTCAGGCTCTTGAAGCCGCTCATGTGGAGGTGCTCATCGCATGA
- a CDS encoding 1-phosphofructokinase family hexose kinase gives MILTLTANPSLDRTIELGSPLAHGAVQRAVGAVQDPGGKGVNISRALHTSQVPTVAVVPGEATDPVLTALAASGVQFANLPTGEPIRSNITVVDPDGTTTKLNAPGIEFTPKLRDALDALVIAQSENADWVVLAGSLPGGLEATYYAELCAKLRASGYEGKIAVDTSEAPLIATVAGQIKPTLIKPNSEELAQLTGAENWEELESSPELTARTARTLVNDGIPYVLATLGGSGAVLVTAEGAWHAQHEPVKVRSTVGAGDSSLSGFLYAYERGESPQQCLVQAVAHGSAAASLPGTQMPSAAMTTPEKVTLRQLSS, from the coding sequence ATGATTCTGACTCTCACCGCTAACCCTAGTTTGGATCGCACGATCGAACTGGGCTCGCCTCTAGCGCATGGCGCCGTTCAGCGTGCGGTAGGCGCGGTTCAAGACCCCGGCGGTAAAGGGGTCAATATTTCGCGTGCCTTACATACTTCTCAGGTGCCTACTGTTGCGGTGGTTCCGGGAGAGGCTACCGACCCCGTGCTGACCGCCCTTGCGGCGAGCGGCGTGCAGTTTGCGAATCTGCCCACGGGTGAGCCTATCCGCTCGAATATCACCGTGGTTGATCCGGACGGCACGACCACTAAACTTAACGCCCCCGGCATCGAGTTCACTCCTAAGCTGCGCGATGCCCTGGATGCGCTCGTGATCGCCCAATCAGAAAACGCAGATTGGGTGGTACTCGCCGGTTCGTTGCCTGGCGGACTGGAGGCAACGTATTACGCCGAGCTGTGTGCGAAGCTGCGCGCCAGCGGATATGAAGGCAAGATCGCCGTCGATACCTCTGAGGCACCGCTGATCGCAACCGTTGCGGGGCAGATAAAGCCTACATTGATTAAGCCGAATTCTGAGGAGTTGGCACAGCTGACCGGCGCCGAGAATTGGGAAGAGCTGGAGTCGAGCCCCGAGCTGACCGCACGTACCGCACGAACCTTGGTGAATGACGGCATTCCCTATGTGCTGGCAACCCTTGGCGGGTCCGGCGCGGTTCTCGTGACCGCCGAAGGTGCCTGGCATGCACAGCATGAACCCGTGAAGGTGCGCAGCACGGTGGGCGCCGGGGATTCGTCGCTCTCCGGTTTTCTCTATGCTTATGAGCGGGGAGAGTCGCCGCAGCAATGCCTCGTGCAGGCGGTTGCGCATGGCTCGGCGGCAGCGTCCTTACCCGGAACACAGATGCCTTCGGCGGCCATGACAACCCCCGAGAAAGTAACCCTAAGGCAGCTTTCCAGTTAG
- a CDS encoding methionine ABC transporter permease, whose amino-acid sequence MSALVTTLPLAASTRSVNWDTFIPDKLVPAIFDTLYMVSVTMVIAGLLGLIMGALLYTTRTGNIFQNRFAYTVLNVLVNIVRPIPFIILIAALGPLTSAVVQTRLGINAAIFAMTFGASFAIARIVEQNMVSIDPGVIEAARAMGASKLRILFTVMIPESLGPLILGYTFIVIGVVDMSAMAGYVGGGGLGKVAIVDGYQRFQDQITWAVVAVIIVLVQLVQLIGNMLAKKALRR is encoded by the coding sequence ATGTCTGCACTTGTGACTACTCTGCCGTTAGCGGCATCAACCCGGTCGGTGAATTGGGATACCTTCATTCCCGATAAGCTGGTTCCCGCCATCTTCGATACCCTGTACATGGTCTCTGTCACGATGGTGATCGCCGGTCTTCTCGGTCTGATTATGGGCGCCTTGCTGTACACCACGCGCACCGGAAATATCTTCCAGAACCGGTTTGCTTACACGGTGCTGAACGTGCTGGTGAATATCGTGCGGCCTATCCCGTTCATTATTCTGATCGCGGCTTTAGGCCCGCTCACCAGTGCGGTAGTACAGACCCGTTTAGGCATAAACGCGGCGATCTTCGCGATGACCTTCGGCGCATCCTTCGCTATCGCGCGCATTGTGGAGCAGAACATGGTCTCGATTGATCCGGGCGTGATTGAGGCTGCCCGCGCGATGGGTGCCTCCAAGCTGCGGATTCTCTTCACCGTGATGATCCCCGAATCGCTCGGACCACTAATCCTGGGCTACACCTTCATCGTGATCGGCGTGGTCGATATGTCGGCCATGGCCGGGTACGTGGGTGGCGGCGGCCTGGGTAAGGTCGCTATTGTGGACGGTTACCAGAGGTTCCAGGACCAGATCACCTGGGCCGTGGTTGCGGTCATTATTGTGCTGGTGCAGCTCGTGCAGCTCATTGGTAATATGCTGGCGAAGAAGGCTCTGCGCCGCTAG
- a CDS encoding VanZ family protein gives MSGRSGRVFRVIGWALFALYCVAVATIVFAPQHVDDNEAGSRLASLIDTGHAQGWLPGFITYASIEQLSNVIMFAPGGFLLMLLLFCRARPWRRVGVITLGAVAVSAGIELIQTAMLERTGDPIDVLMNGTGAFVGSLFAWGIRAFLMRWVKR, from the coding sequence TTGTCTGGTAGATCTGGCAGAGTGTTCCGGGTAATCGGATGGGCGCTTTTTGCCCTGTATTGCGTCGCCGTTGCCACAATCGTGTTCGCCCCGCAGCATGTGGACGATAACGAGGCCGGTTCTCGCTTGGCCTCGCTTATCGATACCGGTCACGCCCAGGGTTGGCTTCCCGGGTTTATCACCTATGCGAGCATCGAACAGCTCTCGAATGTCATTATGTTTGCCCCCGGCGGGTTTTTGCTCATGCTGTTGCTGTTCTGCCGTGCCCGCCCGTGGCGCAGGGTAGGGGTAATTACCCTGGGCGCGGTAGCGGTCAGTGCCGGAATCGAACTCATTCAAACGGCGATGCTCGAACGCACCGGCGACCCCATAGACGTGCTCATGAACGGGACGGGTGCATTTGTTGGTTCCCTCTTCGCCTGGGGTATACGTGCTTTCTTGATGCGCTGGGTTAAGAGGTAG
- a CDS encoding DUF1109 domain-containing protein, whose protein sequence is MTPQNPGKDARNEQNFGDQPEKNSERNQTEQARPNQHEQNPRGHYQSGQGRYGLRFENMSAEELEYYRPFWEEKPDPDAVPPELIDHLKVRARRRLVNALSLIAVAVGVTLTLSGMLSSALYLSLPGALTFGTGIFGWVAVRRRLFAWLRLPGESALKRGERSRWWILPHVLAAAGTASILGCFSVVPIIYAHVDDTLRRNHIVMWGEIGTTLLIFAALIYGMMALGEYTQQDDDERVLRPTDYAQQKGTSGDAPQIPRYRPGMLNPRHKDDSSS, encoded by the coding sequence ATGACACCTCAGAACCCGGGTAAAGATGCCCGCAACGAGCAGAATTTTGGCGACCAACCCGAGAAGAACTCAGAGCGAAACCAGACTGAACAGGCTCGCCCGAACCAGCATGAACAAAACCCGCGCGGGCATTATCAGAGCGGGCAGGGGCGCTACGGTTTGCGCTTTGAAAACATGAGCGCCGAAGAACTCGAATACTACCGCCCGTTCTGGGAAGAAAAACCCGACCCGGATGCGGTTCCTCCCGAACTCATCGACCACCTGAAGGTGCGGGCGCGCCGCCGCCTGGTGAACGCCCTCAGCCTGATTGCCGTGGCGGTCGGGGTAACCCTCACACTCTCGGGCATGCTCTCAAGCGCCCTGTACCTTTCACTCCCCGGGGCTCTAACCTTCGGGACAGGCATCTTCGGCTGGGTCGCGGTGCGCCGTCGCCTCTTCGCCTGGCTGCGCCTGCCCGGGGAGAGCGCGCTCAAACGCGGCGAACGAAGCCGCTGGTGGATACTGCCGCACGTGCTGGCGGCGGCGGGAACCGCATCTATTCTGGGGTGTTTCTCGGTGGTGCCGATTATTTACGCGCATGTGGACGATACGCTTAGGCGCAATCACATCGTCATGTGGGGCGAGATCGGCACGACCCTGCTGATTTTCGCGGCGCTCATCTACGGCATGATGGCGCTCGGTGAATACACGCAGCAGGACGACGACGAACGGGTGCTGCGCCCCACCGATTACGCCCAGCAGAAGGGCACATCCGGCGATGCACCGCAGATTCCGCGATACCGCCCGGGGATGCTCAACCCGCGCCATAAAGATGATTCCTCGTCATAG
- a CDS encoding type II toxin-antitoxin system VapC family toxin: MYLADTNVISELRKYHSGRIHPSVRRWVEHVDVNDVYISVISMMEIRTGILRHARKDAAQAQVLQQWFSHEFAPEFAGRILPVSLEVALTCAELYVPHKKSEYDALIGATAREHHLMLVTRNVADFQGMDLDILNPFEF; the protein is encoded by the coding sequence GTGTACCTTGCCGATACAAACGTGATCTCTGAACTGCGTAAATACCACTCGGGCAGAATTCATCCTTCGGTGCGCCGTTGGGTGGAACACGTAGACGTGAACGACGTGTATATCAGCGTGATTAGCATGATGGAGATTCGCACAGGAATTCTGCGGCATGCCCGTAAAGATGCGGCTCAGGCTCAGGTTCTGCAGCAATGGTTTTCTCATGAGTTTGCGCCGGAGTTTGCGGGGCGCATTCTGCCGGTTTCTTTAGAGGTTGCTCTCACCTGCGCTGAACTCTACGTGCCGCATAAGAAATCAGAATACGATGCGCTGATCGGCGCCACCGCCCGAGAACATCATCTGATGCTGGTGACTCGTAACGTTGCAGATTTTCAGGGCATGGACCTCGATATTCTCAACCCGTTCGAGTTTTAG
- a CDS encoding type II toxin-antitoxin system Phd/YefM family antitoxin: MTTTVSAREFNQNASAALRLAAEEPVFITKRGTPTNVILSIEDYQRLAQPQPRRSLADALSTMSAEAGEIDFDIDREPSIPNPHREVDFAGDGDFFGSEEN, from the coding sequence ATGACGACTACAGTATCAGCACGCGAATTTAATCAGAATGCCAGCGCCGCCCTGCGCCTTGCCGCAGAAGAACCCGTCTTTATTACCAAACGCGGCACACCGACCAACGTTATTTTGAGTATTGAAGACTATCAACGACTGGCCCAACCGCAACCTCGGCGTTCCTTGGCGGATGCGCTTTCCACCATGTCGGCAGAGGCGGGCGAGATTGATTTTGATATTGACCGCGAACCGAGCATCCCAAATCCTCACCGTGAGGTAGACTTCGCTGGCGATGGTGACTTTTTCGGCAGCGAGGAGAACTAA
- a CDS encoding FtsX-like permease family protein, which yields MQTFKLLARRTLPTSQAVLPVLAFAASAALFLLIAGGIHAFYTWLGGDASTATSVEAGSGTKNTAHTMQPLYLMLAWISGFLLLTPLFTLGASAARLSARRRDDRLATLRLLGASTRRLTLYTMLDSVIYAAVGFVLGFIVYLILVLPFGMLRFQNIPLGPENMLLPLPIVLVCGIVCLIIAATSSLFGLSKVTISPLGVRTRSDKPSLGKRALILGCALLVVGFVGAIASHIMNLAADSMGSNGFVLVLVTTIMFGLPILLTMLAVDLIGGFVVGLYARIRVRTARTPATLLAYRSIMESPRAAWRQVSGVAMTTFIAAFVGPILGMVNSAPGVEEGSAESYLIGDILQGLVLVLFLSYLLVALSALLNQSAAIYERGSLYSSLRMMGTEATVLKRSRRIVVFGPLLLVSCMSAVVALPLFVLLLGSALTETGLLYTAALVFGSIAVGLGLVFAALAATGPVMEQVSRKPVSAV from the coding sequence ATGCAGACCTTCAAACTTCTCGCGCGCCGCACCCTGCCCACCTCACAGGCGGTTCTTCCGGTGCTTGCGTTTGCCGCATCTGCGGCGCTCTTTCTGCTGATTGCCGGAGGTATTCACGCCTTCTACACCTGGCTGGGCGGGGATGCCAGCACGGCCACCTCGGTCGAGGCGGGATCCGGAACCAAAAACACGGCGCACACGATGCAGCCGCTATACCTGATGCTCGCCTGGATCAGCGGGTTCCTGCTGCTCACCCCGCTCTTCACGCTCGGCGCATCCGCGGCACGGCTTAGCGCACGCCGCCGCGACGACCGCCTGGCAACCCTGCGGCTGCTGGGCGCCTCCACCCGGCGACTTACCCTCTACACCATGCTCGATTCCGTGATCTACGCTGCGGTTGGGTTCGTGCTCGGGTTTATTGTGTACCTGATTCTGGTGCTGCCCTTCGGGATGCTGCGCTTCCAGAACATCCCGCTGGGTCCCGAAAATATGTTGCTGCCGTTGCCTATCGTGCTGGTCTGCGGGATTGTGTGCCTGATCATCGCCGCAACTAGTTCGCTCTTTGGGCTCTCTAAAGTGACCATCAGCCCACTGGGGGTACGCACCCGTTCGGACAAACCGTCCCTAGGTAAACGCGCCCTCATTCTGGGCTGTGCGCTTCTAGTGGTGGGTTTCGTCGGGGCGATTGCCTCCCACATTATGAATCTCGCCGCTGATTCGATGGGCTCGAACGGGTTCGTGCTGGTGCTAGTAACCACCATCATGTTTGGGCTGCCGATCCTGCTCACGATGCTCGCCGTAGACCTGATTGGCGGGTTCGTGGTGGGCCTGTACGCCCGCATTCGGGTTCGCACCGCCCGCACCCCCGCAACCTTGCTGGCATATCGCTCTATTATGGAATCGCCGCGCGCCGCCTGGCGGCAGGTCTCCGGGGTGGCCATGACCACGTTTATTGCCGCTTTCGTGGGACCGATTCTGGGCATGGTCAATTCCGCGCCGGGTGTGGAAGAAGGCTCGGCGGAGTCCTATCTTATTGGGGATATATTGCAGGGTCTAGTGCTGGTGCTGTTCCTCTCCTACCTGCTGGTAGCGCTTTCGGCGCTGCTGAACCAGTCCGCCGCTATCTATGAGCGCGGTTCATTGTATTCTTCTCTGCGGATGATGGGTACTGAAGCTACGGTTTTGAAGCGTTCGAGGCGCATCGTAGTGTTTGGCCCACTGCTGCTGGTGAGCTGTATGTCTGCGGTGGTGGCACTGCCGCTATTCGTGCTGCTGCTTGGTTCGGCGCTCACCGAGACGGGGCTGCTGTACACCGCGGCGCTGGTATTCGGTTCGATTGCGGTGGGGCTGGGATTGGTGTTTGCGGCGCTGGCGGCAACCGGGCCCGTCATGGAGCAGGTCAGCCGCAAACCGGTCTCGGCGGTGTAG
- a CDS encoding ABC transporter ATP-binding protein, which produces MNTSYTSYAPVISVRNLTKSYGQHTVLRDISLDIYPGESVAVMGPSGSGKTTLLHALSGIIRIDSGTIQVLGGGPEIPGGRVELGALSEKQRTSLRANSFGFIFQQGLLIPELTAEENVSLAAMISGMSREQARGASANLLARLGLGDMCEKRIGELSGGQAQRVAIARSQITGAPITFADEPTGALDSVTAQEVMDLLLTLVPQQGKTLVIVTHDPQVAAQCSRTIHLHDGQIVQDNRQDSAAPGQQGGDSAQYRAPAPPSQPVPPQDAAPAPSAQPGVFQPGNPAVNPPQTYNRVSVQTQLPANVRYSPAHTPGTAHTAVSRNHAPAPYKPARRLFSMRGLLGKGA; this is translated from the coding sequence ATGAATACTTCTTACACCTCATACGCACCCGTCATCTCGGTGCGCAACCTTACCAAATCCTACGGACAGCACACAGTACTGCGCGATATTTCGCTCGATATTTATCCCGGCGAATCCGTGGCCGTCATGGGACCCTCCGGTTCCGGAAAAACCACGCTTCTGCACGCGCTCTCCGGCATTATTCGCATTGACTCGGGCACCATTCAGGTGCTCGGCGGCGGACCCGAGATACCGGGCGGGCGCGTTGAACTCGGCGCCCTAAGCGAAAAACAGCGCACAAGCCTGCGCGCAAACTCCTTCGGATTCATCTTCCAGCAAGGGCTCCTCATACCCGAGCTCACCGCAGAAGAAAACGTCTCGCTCGCCGCCATGATCTCCGGGATGTCGCGCGAGCAGGCACGCGGCGCATCCGCAAACCTGCTCGCCCGGCTGGGGCTAGGCGACATGTGCGAGAAACGCATCGGCGAACTTTCCGGCGGGCAGGCACAGCGCGTGGCAATTGCGCGTTCACAGATTACCGGTGCACCGATTACCTTTGCGGATGAACCCACCGGCGCACTCGACAGCGTGACCGCCCAAGAGGTCATGGATCTTCTGCTCACACTCGTTCCGCAGCAGGGTAAAACCCTTGTGATCGTCACCCACGATCCGCAGGTTGCGGCGCAATGCTCCCGCACCATCCACCTGCACGACGGGCAGATTGTGCAGGATAACCGGCAGGACTCTGCCGCGCCCGGGCAGCAGGGCGGGGATTCGGCGCAGTACCGGGCGCCCGCGCCGCCGAGCCAGCCGGTACCGCCTCAGGATGCGGCACCCGCTCCTTCCGCACAACCGGGCGTCTTCCAGCCAGGGAACCCCGCGGTAAACCCTCCCCAAACATACAACCGGGTTTCCGTGCAAACCCAGCTGCCCGCGAACGTTCGCTACTCTCCCGCCCATACTCCGGGCACGGCGCACACCGCGGTCTCACGCAACCATGCACCAGCGCCATATAAACCCGCCCGGCGTCTTTTCTCGATGCGCGGCCTCCTGGGGAAAGGCGCCTAA